The Vigna unguiculata cultivar IT97K-499-35 chromosome 1, ASM411807v1, whole genome shotgun sequence nucleotide sequence gaaagtggattgttaatggtaaggcgccaactagggcaagttcccaaagaacttgatccttctcaaagacaaaacctttttcatggagggtgccttatcaatgacaagatatgtcacttcatcatagatagtggaagttgtgtaaatatggctagcccaagggtggtggacaagtttggcttgaaaaccattcctcatgtcaaaccctacaacctatcatggcttaaggaagaagaaataaaagtaactaaacaagtcctcattaacttttcaattggcaactttaaggatgaggtattatgtgacattgtgcctatggaagccaaccatattttgctaggtaggccatggcaatttgatagaaaagttgtttatgatggccatgcaaacacttatgttttttcctccctaggaaagaagttcacaatcctacctctcccccttccacaagaaaatgaggacaaaaataaaataaaagatgaaaaagaaaaagaaaaggggcaagctttcaccaaggagttacttgcctacaaaaagagtttttcaaagcaagaggtgcaacaccactcttcattctgttcccaaacaaagagagatgaacaaaaacacaagcaagaaaaggagagtggcattaaaaagaaagagggcaccaccaagactagggatcaaatcattaaagatgaagaaagttctcatcaactcaagtcaagctccatcaacaaagacttcaagaatttgaggtcaaattctctccaacaaggggagaatgataaaggattgatccctaccaaggatgatggcccatggcacatgcttagaagaaagggagttccttgatcccttcctttgcttttattttctttagtttaaaattccattaagttggcttggttgactatttttaagttgacttgttgaccttgactttgggttgacttgttgacttaaaagattagcttaaccttaaaccaacatgctaataaattccttaatttgcttttgtaggaataagaaaggaggaggaccacataggagacacttggcgtcctaaggaagagagagaaggaataagactttctagaagcatctagaaaggggaggcccacatgccttggacaccaagtcttctagaatgttctagaaccttcctttgggagccttggccatgaagacttgccacctagatggcttggacgaaaattcacccatgtgcaccctaggatgacctactttctagaacatgctaggtttcttttgtaatcctttaacttagttgttttgctaaggggcccctagacttgtctatttaaggggacctctaacacttgtacaagggttgaatattttggagaaattatacactttgtgtttcaaccttttgtgaaaGCATTCCTCcgtagggagtggagttctttcaagccttatcttgccttggcaagtggcggcatacaccactcatcttcaaggttgccatggcttcttctagcctagccttgtagtggcgtgaatcctccattcctcccatttcccttgcttttcattttatgtttctttactcttcttggtttatattgtttctattatatgtttttccttttgatttcttactccccatcaatccattctcctcctctctagaaccttggaaaggaaccttcacatctagatagcttgctatcttaatgtccagtggggatttcctttgttttcttaatcaactcacaccatattcaataatcttaaaaaggaacaagataatccttcatcacaaataataactttttttcttaaaaaaaaaaagatagaagaaGAAATTCAAACCAGAACTTTGCTTGAATACCAAAATGATCCGATCCTTACCGGAAAGATGACGAtcttttttgaatttgaatattttctataaagaagaattaaaataagAGTAAAAAATGAGGAATAAGACAAAGATGGAATGCAACAAAAATAGGTCTCTCTTTGATAAGAACCTAATCAAAAGGGTAGGCGCCACAATCAAAGATAGATAAGTCTAGACGTCACAACCCAATCCATGATTCATAAGTCAAGACATCACGATCGAGATTGATACGTCTGAAGAAGGTTCACCACAAAGATCCTTGTCTTTGATAAGAACCTAATAATATTGACACCACAAAGAACCTAGTCATTGATAAAGGAAGATTTGCCACAAAGAACTTTGTCTTTCATAAACCttgaggcctaagccaagaaccaagagaatcctctctttaatgaaataacTTTATTAATGACTGAAAAGTGATTACAAATGTTATAAACctttgtatttatatttcttaaaggataaaagataaaagataaaagataaaaatgaaaaaatataaaaagatattcaaaatatcaaaagatatcaaagatatcaaaaaatataaaagaacctatcaaaagatataaaaaactatcaaaacctaaaaaagataaaaaaagaaaagataagcTCGttcattcataaaattaaatttaattagtaaatttattttataaattattctttaattgcATGATCTTCATGTCTTCATATCAAGTTGGataatttacataattaattttaattaataagtttaattatataaattattctttaattgtatgATCTTCATGTCTTCATGTCCTTTTAATGTTAAAAGCTCTTCCTCAAGATCTTTGTGTATATGTTCAAGAGATAGTCACATGTCATACCCTTCTTCCTAAAGAGAAGTTGTCCTCAACTTTGTGTCACCTTAAGATTCATTCACCATTGTATTAGATCAAtagatagtcctctatcatatCCTTCTGCTTGAAGTGGAATTGTgctaaagataaaagactaaattggtcaaaaatttcgaagagggactgatttcaaatttcactcaaacttgagggaccaaaaatatatttaattctaatattattttcaaagaaaagaacaaaatacatatatatatatatatatatatatatatatatatattataaaataaagtaggTCGAATTAAATATAAACTCGTCTGGAATAATTTCTAATGTATTATTGTACACctgttatttttttggtttgattttatctatctatatatgtCTTTCTTACTTTTGGTACATACAATCTAAAAGATACGTTATAACAtaattaggaaaaaaattgatgttataatacattttaccatttttatgaagtattaaattactttttgtaTCTATTTCTATTAAATGTTGCGAATGTGTGTGCTTTtcattaatagataaaaaaaatgttaataataaagGTATATTTTGGTATAAGGGTagtttgatttaaaaatttaacaagattaaCTTAGCTAATTGTGTTAgaaatatgtaattataataaGACTAAAAGTGTGTTCAAATAAGGATAAGAGGAATACTAtttttgaaaagagaaaaaagagttGTTTCAGGGAACAGTGAAAGTAAGAAAGATAGGTTGGAAATTGAACTGTGATTAGGCACTATGGCACTGACTCCATGGAAGTCCATGTGTGAAATGATTACTCTCCTGACTCAACACATGAAGCAGAGGAAAACTTCCCACaaaattttccttttgttttctttgtttttgagTATTTTGGCAAATTGGCAGGCCCAGCAACAATGGCGGGGATCGTGATCCCGAGGAATCTACATGTCACGTCCCTCTCAATCCTCACCGTTTATAGTTAACCAGTCAACTCAATCTTTCAAAGTTGAATGATAGCTACAGTGCATGGAGTCCACAGCATAAGGTGGTGGATTGCCAGAATACCAACCATGAACAAAGAAGCAAGAGAAAACAATCAACACACACTAGAGGTTGAACACGTACAGCAACAACCACAACGACTAGTTCATGCCACTTCGCTGTAAAGTGCCTtcaacacaacaataacaacgTAGCGTTGACCCATTACTCCATCCATCCTCAAGTCACGGTTCACCTCCACTTTCATGCCCTCATCAATCAATGTTATGTGTCTTTTATAGTTTCTCTCTCTCACTGTGTTGTGTTATGTGGTCTCTCTGTCTTTTTCTCTCTTGTCCTTGTGTTTTCTATTGATTGCTTTGGTGGGTCTATTTATTTCTCTTTGTAACCAAATGGGTtgtaaataatttctcaattgGTTTCTGCTTCATTCACTTGCTTGTTCTCTCACCGCCAAGCATTCTCTTCCTTTCACAACACGgtactctctttttcttttgtgtctTCTTCTGCTTTGTCTCGAACCTCTCGATTGTCCCGTGTTCACACGTGCTTTTGTGCAACCGTTTTCCTTATTGTCTCTATTGTTTGCTCAATCATTTCAGCTGTAGTTCTTCCTGGCAAAATCAAGGCAACCCCTCATGCTTTTTTGGTTTGTTCGAGAGAAATGATGGCATTGGACTATAGTTTTCACTTCCTCAATGGGGTTTACGTGATGATGTTGTTTTGCGTTGGCATTGTACTTGTGAATTCGGTTAATGAAGAGGGGTCAAGTCTCTTGATGTTCAAAGCTTCCCTTCATGACCCAAACAACAATCTCTATAACTGGAATTCTTCTGATTTGACTCCTTGCAATTGGACTGGTGTGTATTGCACGGGTTCAGTGGTAACTTGTGTGAAACTTTACCATCTTAATCTATCTGGTACTTTGGCTCCCACCATCTGCAATCTTCCAAAGCTGCTCGAGTtgaatttgtcaaaaaatttcaTCTCTGGCCCCATTCCTGATGGTTTTGTTGAGTGTGGTAGTTTGGAGGTTTTGGACCTTTGCACAAATAGGCTTCATGGACCCCTTCTGACCCCTATTTGGAAAATCAGAACACTTAAAAAGCTCTATCTGTGTGAAAACTATATGTATGATGAAGTGCTGGAGGAGCTTGGGAATTTGGTATCACTTGAGGAGCTAGTTATCTATAGCAATAATTTAACTGGGAGAATTCCCTCTTCAATAAGAAAGTTGAAGCAGCTTAGAGTTATAAGGGCCGGTCTGAATGCCCTCTCAGGACCAATACCTACTGAAATCAGTGAATGTGAGAGCTTGGAGATATTGGGGTTGGCACAGAATCAACTAGAAGGTTCCATTCCAAGGGAGCTTCAAAAGCTTCGGAACCTCACTACTATACTTCTGTGGCAAAATTCTTTCTCTGGAGAGATTCCTCCTGAGATTGGAAACATTAGTAGCTTGGAATTGCTTGCTTTGCACCAAAATTTACTAACTGGTGGTGTCCCCAAGGAACTGGGAAAGCTGTCCCAGTTGAAGAGGTTGTACATGTACACCAACATGCTGAACGGAACAATTCCACCTGAGCTAGGAAACTGCACAAAGGCTATTGAGATAGACCTATCTGAAAATCATTTGATTGGGATCATTCCCAAGGAGCTGGGCCTAATCTCTAATCTTAGCTTGCTTCATCTGTTTGAAAACAACCTACAGGGTCATATTCCAAGGGAGCTCGGTCAGTTAAGGGTGCTAAGAAATTTAGACCTGTCACTAAATAACTTGACTGGTACAATTCCACTGGAGTTTGAAAACCTTACACACATGGAAGATTTGCAGCTATTTGACAATCAACTTGAAGGTGTGATTCCTCCTCGGCTTGGAGCTATTAGGAACCTTACTATTCTTGATATATCTGCAAACAACCTTTTTGGTATGATACCTCTTCATCTTTGTGCATATCAGAAGCTACAATTCCTGAGCCTTGGGTCAAATAGGTTGTTTGGAAATATTCCTCATAGCCTGAAAACATGCAAATCTCTTGTGCAGCTTATGCTGGGGGACAACCAGCTGACAGGAAGCCTGCCTGTTGAATTGTATGAACTTCACAATCTCACTGCTCTGGAACTCTATCAGAATCGATTTTCTGGGATGATAAACCCCGGGATAGGTCAACTCAGGAATCTAGAGAGGCTTCTCTTGTCAGATAACTACTTTGAAGGCTATCTCCCGCCTGAGATTGGAAGTTTGAAACAACTTGTCACATTCAATGTTTCCTCTAACCGTTTCAGTGGAAGTATTCCTCAAGAGTTGGGAAACTGTGTTAGAATGCAGAGGCTTGATCTTAGCAGGAACCACTTCACTGGTATGCTTCCAAATGAAATTGGCAGCCTGGTGAACTTGGAACTGTTAAAAGTTTCTGATAACGTGCTCTCAGGAGAAATACCAGGCACTTTGGGGAATCTTATTCGGCTCACAGACCTGGAACTAGGTGGCAACCAGTTTTCAGGAAGCATCTCTATTCATTTGGGAAGACTTGCAGCCCTTCAGATTGCTCTTAACCTGAGCCACAACAAACTTTCTGGCTCAATTCCTGATAGTCTTGGTAACTTACAAATGCTAGAGTCCCTTTATCTCAATGACAATCAACTTGTTGGTGAGATTCCAGCATCAATTGGTGACCTTCTCAGTCTTGTAGTGTGCAATGTATCTAACAACAAGCTAGTAGGAACTGTTCCAGACACCACTACATTTAGAAAGATGGATTTCACGAACTTTGCTGGGAACAACGGTTTGTGCCGTGTCGGTACCAGTCATTGCCATCCATCTATATCTTCCTCTCATGCTGCGAAACAAAGCTGGATCAGAAATGGTTCCTCGAGGGAAAAAATAGTCAGCATTGTTTCTGGGGTTGTTGGACTAGTTTCTCTTATTTTCATAGTGTGGATATGTTTGGCTATGAGGCGCCGTGGCCATGATGCTTTTGTTTCACTTGAAGGGCAAACTAACACTCATGTCTTGGATAACTACTACTTTCCCAAAGAAGGGTTTACATACCAGGATCTCTTGGAAGCCACTGGCAATTTTTCAGAAAAGGCAGTTCTAGGAAGAGGAGCTTGTGGCACTGTGTTCAAGGCAATTATGAATGACGGTGAAGTGATTGCTGTAAAGAAGCTGAATTCGCGAGGACAAGGAGCAAATAGTGTTGACCAAAGCTTCCTTGCCGAGATTTCAACTCTTGGAAAGATCAGGCACAGGAACATTGTGAAGCTGTATGGATTTTGCTACCATGAGGATTCTAATCTTCTCCTATATGAATACATGGAAAATGGAAGCCTTGGTGAACAACTTCATTCAAGTGCAATCACTTGTGCACTGGATTGGAGTAGTCGATATAAAATTGCTCTTGGAGCAGCACAAGGCTTATGCTATCTTCATTATGATTGCAAACCTCAAATCATTCACCGTGACATTAAGTCTAACAACATATTACTTGACGAGGTGTTTCAGGCTCACGTTGGAGATTTTGGCTTGGCAAAGTtgattgatttttctttctcaaaatCCATGTCTGCTGTGGCCGGTTCCTATGGCTACATTGCCCCAGGTAAGAAAAGGTTCATTACATAGGTGCAGTAATTATAGCAGTTTTACTTAATCGAGTCCCATTTTAATCTTTTGTTGTGTGTGATTTACTTTACGATATTGGTTTTATTCAGATGTGACAATGCTTTGGAgggaaaaaaatcattaaaatacaGGCCTCATCTGAAAAAAGGCTTTGTGCCATTTTCATCAGCAGTTATACTCTTTGTAATCCTTGTGTTTCTTATGGTAGCTTAATTACTTTTCTCAGAATACGCTTACACGATGAAGGTGACTGAAAAGTGTGACATCTATAGCTTTGGGGTAGTTTTGCTTGAACTAGTTACTGGGAGGTCACCTGTTCAACCTTTGGAACAAGGTGGTGACCTAGTCACCTGTGTGAGAAGAGCAATTCAAGCATCAGTACCAACCTCTGAATTATTTGACAAGAGATTGAATCTTAGTGCTCCAAAGATAGTTGAGGAAATGTCTCTTATTCTCAAAATTGCCCTGTTCTGTACCAGCACATCTCCACTTAACAGGCCCACTATGAGAGAGGTCATTGCAATGTTGATTGATGCTAGGGAATATGTCAGCAACTCACCAACCTCTCCTACATCAGAATCTCCATTGGATTAGGATGATGGCATTTCTTACAAaggttagaaaacatgaatgtTCATAATCATATTTGTTTAGTATGCCTCAAAATATTATGGCTTGGGTTTACAAATAAAGGATCAATTCACCTATACAATTTGGTCAGTAACAGTCCACCAAGTTATGTACATTACTTTTCTCTTGTTCGATTTGCATACATTTTCAAAATGTGTAATTTGTTTGATCAATGTATTGATATTTTGGAAAACTAATTGGCTTGTTGTCATGGTTGGTGCAGATGATGGTGCTGAGTTGTTATAAGCTCATTTATAGAGCATGTTTTTGGTACAGCTTCATTTCTACATGCTCGAGTCTCCGATAAAATAGTTCATTGGCTCAACTAAATAAGTAGCTTAACCCAAAATAATGTCACAATCAATTTGAGAGAAGCAAATGCAGTAGATTAACACAACGTGGTAAAGCTACTCTAATTTGTTATACCTTTAGATGTATGACCATTCTACTAATATAACAAACCTTACTCTTCTCAATTAGGCATCCTTATTTGATGTCTATGATACTGAGTTTGAACGAACACATGGTGCAAAAGTAGGTTCAATCTGCTTTGAATACTAGTGATGACCAATTTGGCTAAATGTAAGTTGTAAAGTTCTTATACGCCTTCTTATTTTCTCATGAGGCTTGTACATTTTATGCATTAAAGTTGTTTAATGTCACATGTATATTTCTTTCTAGAAAGTATGGGTTctcttatttcaattttcaaatggatgtgaaaaatTGATGTCTGATAAGATCTCTGCTTGCTGATGTTCTCTCTCGTTGCACTTAGCTCAAGGCTTTTTCTCAACCCTCACCAGTGTTCGATCATATGCCTCTCAGAATTTTCTCTGACCAGATCAACCGCTTGGGCTTTTTGTTGCTTTCCTCTCCTTCTCTTTCCTTCTATTGTAGCTTATATATAACTtcctgataacgctgtcgttgacgcgatcaaattaatactactaaactatagcaacttcagtattgctaagatagtagtcaagaaaatagaaagggtaaagtaaccctaagtcgtctcccaacgaacacagaattgatttttaacaaattagttcttataaaactatacaaatgagttagtcaaataaaataaaaaatataggggattaatataaacaaagatagaaataaagtttaaaagataaaaagaaataaaaacaatagtaaagaaaatagattgattccattgctttttcaaaatagattcatcatcggttatctaaagattattgctcaattaattattgttgtagatttacaaattaatcaatgtaaagtctcaatgaatttgttggcgttctcacttttaaccaaagtacagtctcaattaaaagtgagaacttttagattatccacagtaaattcaaccaaagtacagtctcaatcaaattttactatgcctaatcatgtatattcttttatctcctcaccaaataaaaagcttaattaatcaaagtaaagtctcaattaattttcgttagagtaaatacctttaatcaaagtaaagtctcaattattggtaaaaactcatttaatcacatgaacgtttctaaataaaatcaaagtaaagtctcaattcaatttaaaaacccttgaactcatatgatcaacctgcatatagatttaaaatcattactttttatgtgattcaaagataaaagacatagataaattaaaacctcaacaataataaaaagaacaaagaaattaattcattctaacctcaaaatccataatgaaattacaatggaatcaacccaagaagtttagcaatccatgaaatataaaagaagaatagagagcagaaaagagagagaaagaaattaggcccccctaagggttcccaAATTTcgacgtgccgagcttgttttcatcttctcccttggtctctttatataggaattggactgggcttttctgttgctaaaatctctcaaatatcttttgaaataaagataaatataaatattaaaaaatacttggagagatatagactatttgacaaatataattggttgataatatcaatatctaatataattaaattaattaattacttaaagatatatgataaattatcaccaattaatatttgtattaattttccaaatcaaccctttgcaatctccttaaattatcttctaaataatccaatatcttcaagatatatttgtttgttgtggaactaaaaagattcaagaagatcttgtcatatttaaaaagatttggtagttattatcttttaatattttatgatataattaaataagataattatttaaaaatatcaaataaaatatctaaagatatattttcccaaattatcttctatcataaagataaagaaaaccgcaaggtccaatttttctttcctctcttcttggtttagtcaaacttcttcactttttcaagcttttcttgccgtcttcatgtaatgcttggtctgaatttttgtgcttttgataatttcttattctttgatttatctttaaggtgtcatgaaactttaatcaatttatttccacacctctaaatgagcttaaaacttaacttcagctgcatcaacaaacgttaaaatatccaaaaataatttatgcagctaaaaatcactttttaagacatttttatcac carries:
- the LOC114175998 gene encoding leucine-rich repeat receptor-like serine/threonine-protein kinase At1g17230: MMALDYSFHFLNGVYVMMLFCVGIVLVNSVNEEGSSLLMFKASLHDPNNNLYNWNSSDLTPCNWTGVYCTGSVVTCVKLYHLNLSGTLAPTICNLPKLLELNLSKNFISGPIPDGFVECGSLEVLDLCTNRLHGPLLTPIWKIRTLKKLYLCENYMYDEVLEELGNLVSLEELVIYSNNLTGRIPSSIRKLKQLRVIRAGLNALSGPIPTEISECESLEILGLAQNQLEGSIPRELQKLRNLTTILLWQNSFSGEIPPEIGNISSLELLALHQNLLTGGVPKELGKLSQLKRLYMYTNMLNGTIPPELGNCTKAIEIDLSENHLIGIIPKELGLISNLSLLHLFENNLQGHIPRELGQLRVLRNLDLSLNNLTGTIPLEFENLTHMEDLQLFDNQLEGVIPPRLGAIRNLTILDISANNLFGMIPLHLCAYQKLQFLSLGSNRLFGNIPHSLKTCKSLVQLMLGDNQLTGSLPVELYELHNLTALELYQNRFSGMINPGIGQLRNLERLLLSDNYFEGYLPPEIGSLKQLVTFNVSSNRFSGSIPQELGNCVRMQRLDLSRNHFTGMLPNEIGSLVNLELLKVSDNVLSGEIPGTLGNLIRLTDLELGGNQFSGSISIHLGRLAALQIALNLSHNKLSGSIPDSLGNLQMLESLYLNDNQLVGEIPASIGDLLSLVVCNVSNNKLVGTVPDTTTFRKMDFTNFAGNNGLCRVGTSHCHPSISSSHAAKQSWIRNGSSREKIVSIVSGVVGLVSLIFIVWICLAMRRRGHDAFVSLEGQTNTHVLDNYYFPKEGFTYQDLLEATGNFSEKAVLGRGACGTVFKAIMNDGEVIAVKKLNSRGQGANSVDQSFLAEISTLGKIRHRNIVKLYGFCYHEDSNLLLYEYMENGSLGEQLHSSAITCALDWSSRYKIALGAAQGLCYLHYDCKPQIIHRDIKSNNILLDEVFQAHVGDFGLAKLIDFSFSKSMSAVAGSYGYIAPEYAYTMKVTEKCDIYSFGVVLLELVTGRSPVQPLEQGGDLVTCVRRAIQASVPTSELFDKRLNLSAPKIVEEMSLILKIALFCTSTSPLNRPTMREVIAMLIDAREYVSNSPTSPTSESPLD